One genomic segment of Stigmatopora argus isolate UIUO_Sarg chromosome 3, RoL_Sarg_1.0, whole genome shotgun sequence includes these proteins:
- the cstpp1 gene encoding centriolar satellite-associated tubulin polyglutamylase complex regulator 1, with product MSCSTFSDNMTSGLNRFNTTVTVDEYLAESNVLFYLSDALTQLLEHKEEYTHFGVTRYLAEYFSSVKNCNHIFFREFNYISATPHNRASFIKVFWRCYRQIGKSGDLLSSLDYSSLLQLLCPDFPMEIVNSAARIVSMDDGLDCLMSFSDFIYAFQLQFYYQEFLDSVLLIYQDLLAGKSPNTVIVPTSTTVEQPPCLITEENNKEQDLEVDASTLAGCIDTLCDRIKYSHPPMSCLQEALETGKVSYYSLMTSLAKHETINQIIGVLPSKTDVLNDPEMDQELDKLIAQIAVSPSSNSSGSAVGMLKEVQRKASPRRNIHHRRKMEVESDGSTEETDSSEN from the exons ATGTCATGTTCGACTTTTTCTGACAATATGACGTCAGGATTGAATCGTTTTAATACCACTGTCACGGTGGATGAGTATCTCG CTGAGAgcaatgtgttgttttacctcagTGATGCTTTGACCCAGTTGCTGGAACATAAAGAAGAATATACCCATTTTGGTGTGACCCGCTACTTAGCTGAATA TTTCAGCAGTGTCAAGAACTGTAATCACATCTTCTTCAGAGAGTTTAACTACATCAGCGCAACCCCTCATAATAGAGCCTCATTCATCAAAGTCTTCTGGAGATGTTACCGGCAGATAGGAAAGAGTGGAG ATCTGCTGTCCAGTTTGGATTATAGTTCCCTGCTTCAGTTATTGTGTCCGGACTTCCCAATGGAAATAGTAAACAGTGCAGCCAG AATTGTGTCAATGGATGATGGCTTAGACTGTTTAATGTCGTTCTCAGACTTCATTTACGCCTTCCAGCTGCAGTTCTACTACCAAG AGTTCCTGGATAGTGTGCTGCTGATCTACCAGGATCTCTTAGCCGGAAAGAGTCCTAACACAGTTATTGTTCCCACATCAACAACTGTTGAACAGCCTCCTTGCTTGATCACcgaagaaaataacaaggagcAGGATTTAGAGGTGGACGCTTCTACTCTGGCTGGGTGTATAGACACACTCTGTGACCGTATCAAATACAG TCACCCTCCCATGTCCTGTTTGCAAGAAGCGTTAGAGACTGGCAAAGTGTCATACTACAGCTTAATGACGAGCCTGGCTAAACATGAAACCATCAACCAAATTATCG GAGTGTTGCCCAGTAAGACCGATGTACTGAATGACCCAGAGATGGACCAGGAACTGGACAAACT CATTGCCCAAATAGCTGTCAGCCCGAGTAGCAACAGCAGTGGCAGTGCAGTGGGGATGCTTAAGGAGGTCCAGAGAAAGGCCTCCCCCAGAAGGAACATTCACCACAGGAGGAAGATGGAGGTTGAAAGTGACGGCTCGACAGAGGAGACTGACTCGTCTGAAAACTGA